A single region of the Drosophila takahashii strain IR98-3 E-12201 chromosome 2R, DtakHiC1v2, whole genome shotgun sequence genome encodes:
- the AGO1 gene encoding protein argonaute-2 isoform X2 codes for MSTERELAPGGPAQLHPHTLPLTFPDLQMTSAVGIIGKVYAPPAPGSSVNPTAVTSPSAQNVAAGGATVAGAAATAAQVASALGATTGSVTPAIATATPATQPDMPVFTCPRRPNLGREGRPIVLRANHFQVTMPRGYVHHYDINIQPDKCPRKVNREIIETMVHAYSKIFGVLKPVFDGRNNLYTRDPLPIGNERLELEVTLPGEGKDRIFRVTIKWQAQVSLFNLEEALEGRTRQIPYDAILALDVVMRHLPSMTYTPVGRSFFSSPDGYYHPLGGGREVWFGFHQSVRPSQWKMMLNIDVSATAFYKAQPVIDFMCEVLDIRDINEQRKPLTDSQRVKFTKEIKGLKIEITHCGQMRRKYRVCNVTRRPAQMQSFPLQLENGQTVECTVAKYFLDKYRMKLRYPHLPCLQVGQEHKHTYLPLEVCNIVAGQRCIKKLTDMQTSTMIKATARSAPDREREINNLVKRADFNNDSYVQEFGLTISNSMMEVRGRVLPPPKLQYGGRVSTGLTGQQLFPPQNKVSLASPNQGVWDMRGKQFFTGVEIRIWAIACFAPQRTVREDALRNFTQQLQKISNDAGMPIIGQPCFCKYATGPDQVEPMFRYLKITFPGLQLVVVVLPGKTPVYAEVKRVGDTVLGMATQCVQAKNVNKTSPQTLSNLCLKINVKLGGINSILVPSIRPKVFNEPVIFLGADVTHPPAGDNKKPSIAAVVGSMDAHPSRYAATVRVQQHRQEIIQELSSMVRELLIMFYKSTGGYKPHRIILYRDGVSEGQFPHVLQHELTAIREACIKLEPEYRPGITFIVVQKRHHTRLFCAEKKEQSGKSGNIPAGTTVDVGITHPTEFDFYLCSHQGIQGTSRPSHYHVLWDDNHFDSDELQCLTYQLCHTYVRCTRSVSIPAPAYYAHLVAFRARYHLVEKEHDSGEGSHQSGCSEDRTPGAMARAITVHADTKKVMYFA; via the exons ATGTCCACGGAGCGTGAGCTGGCTCCCGGTGGGCCAGCTCAGCTCCACCCGCACACGCTGCCGCTGACTTTTCCGGATCTCCAGATGACCTCCGCCGTGGGCATCATTGGGAAAGTCTACG CACCACCAGCGCCCGGATCGTCGGTCAATCCCACCGCCGTCACCAGCCCAAGTGCCCAGAATGTGGCCGCTGGTGGGGCAACTGTGGCCGGTGCCGCTGCAACTGCCGCCCAGGTGGCCTCCGCCTTGGGTGCCACCACCGGCAGCGTGACGCCAGCGATTGCCACCGCCACGCCAGCCACTCAGCCGGATATGCCCGTCTTCACGTGTCCACGTCGCCCGAATCTCGGACGCGAGGGTCGCCCGATTGTGCTGCGCGCCAATCACTTCCAGGTGACGATGCCGCGCGGCTATGTGCATCACTATGACATCAATATCCAGCCGGACAAGTGTCCGCGGAAGGTGAACCGTGAGATTATCGAAACCATGGTGCATGCCTACAGCAAGATATTCGGCGTGCTCAAGCCGGTGTTCGATGGTCGTAACAATCTGTACACACGCGATCCCCTGCCCATTGGCAACGAGCGCCTGGAGCTGGAGGTTACTTTGCCCGGCGAGGGCAAGGATCGCATCTTTCGCGTGACGATCAAGTGGCAGGCTCAGGTCTCGCTCTTCAATCTCGAGGAGGCTCTCGAAGGTCGCACACGGCAGATACCCTACGATGCCATTTTGGCCCTAGACGTGGTCATGCGCCATCTCCCCAGCATGACGTACACGCCGGTGGGACGCAGCTTCTTCAGCTCCCCGGATGGTTACTACCATCCTCTGGGCGGTGGTCGCGAGGTTTGGTTCGGTTTCCATCAGAGCGTGAGGCCCTCACAGTGGAAGATGATGCTCAATATTGACG TTTCGGCCACCGCTTTCTACAAGGCTCAACCAGTAATTGACTTTATGTGCGAGGTGTTGGACATTCGCGATATTAACGAGCAGCGCAAACCGCTCACCGACTCGCAGCGTGTGAAGTTTACCAAGGAGATCAAGggtctgaagattgagatcaCCCACTGCGGCCAGATGCGTCGCAAGTATAGAGTGTGCAACGTCACCCGACGTCCCGCTCAGATGCAATC ATTCCCACTGCAGCTGGAGAACGGACAGACCGTAGAGTGCACCGTGGCCAAGTATTTCCTGGACAAATACCGCATGAAGCTGCGCTATCCGCATTTGCCCTGCCTGCAGGTGGGTCAGGAGCACAAGCACACCTATCTGCCTCTGGAGGTGTGCAACATTGTGGCTGGACAGCGGTGTATCAAGAAGCTTACGGACATGCAGACCTCGACCATGATCAAGGCCACCGCTCGTTCTGCTCCGGACCGCGAGCGTGAGATCAATAATCTGGTGAAGCGCGCCGACTTCAACAACGATTCGTATGTGCAGGAGTTCGGCCTGACCATCTCCAATTCGATGATGGAGGTGCGCGGACGCGTTCTGCCGCCACCCAAGCTTCAGTATGGGGGACGTGTGTCCACCGGCCTCACCGGTCAGCAGCTGTTCCCGCCGCAGAACAAGGTGAGCCTGGCCTCGCCCAACCAGGGCGTTTGGGATATGCGCGGCAAGCAGTTCTTCACCGGCGTCGAGATCCGTATCTGGGCCATAGCCTGCTTTGCCCCACAGCGCACTGTGCGCGAGGATGCGCTGCGTAACTTCACCCAGCAGCTGCAGAAGATCTCAAACGATGCCGGCATGCCGATAATTGGACAGCCGTGCTTCTGCAAGTACGCCACTGGGCCGGATCAGGTGGAGCCGATGTTCCGTTACCTGAAGATCACATTCCCAGGACTGCAGCTCGTCGTGGTGGTCTTGCCGGGCAAGACGCCGGTGTATGCCGAGGTTAAGCGCGTGGGCGATACCGTATTGGGCATGGCGACCCAGTGTGTGCAGGCCAAGAACGTGAACAAGACATCGCCGCAGACGCTGTCCAATCTGTGTCTCAAGATCAACGTCAAGTTGGGCGGCATCAATTCGATCCTGGTGCCCTCGATTCGGCCAAAGGTCTTCAACGAGCCGGTTATCTTTTTGGGTGCCGACGTTACCCACCCACCGGCTGGCGACAACAAGAAACCATCGATCGCCGCCGTCGTGGGCTCCATGGATGCCCATCCGTCGCGCTACGCAGCCACCGTTCGGGTGCAGCAGCATCGCCAGGAGATCATCCAGGAGCTAAGCAGCATGGTGCGCGAGCTGCTGATCATGTTCTACAAGTCGACGGGCGGCTACAAGCCCCACCGCATCATCCTTTACCGTGACGGTGTCTCCGAGGGCCAGTTTCCGCATGTCCTGCAGCACGAATTGACAGCCATTCGGGAGGCTTGCATTAAACTCGAACCGGAGTACCGGCCGGGCATCACATTCATCGTCGTGCAGAAGCGCCATCACACACGTCTCTTCTGCGCCGAGAAGAAGGAGCAGAGCGGCAAATCGGGCAACATACCCGCTGGCACCACCGTCGATGTGGGCATCACACATCCCACCGAATTCGATTTCTATCTATGCAGCCATCAGGGCATCCAGGGCACCAGTCGCCCCTCGCACTACCACGTTCTGTGGGACGACAATCACTTTGACTCGGACGAGCTGCAGTGCCTCACGTACCAGCTGTGCCACACGTACGTGCGCTGCACCCGTTCTGTCAGCATACCGGCGCCAGCCTACTACGCCCATCTAGTGGCCTTCCGTGCCAG ATACCATCTGGTGGAGAAGGAGCACGATTCGGGCGAGGGCTCGCACCAGAGCGGCTGCTCCGAGGATCGCACGCCTGGCGCCATGGCCAGGGCCATCACTGTGCACGCGGACACCAAGAAGGTCATGTACTTTGCCTAA
- the AGO1 gene encoding protein argonaute-2 isoform X3, with amino-acid sequence MYPVGQQSQWTPSPTRPQSPSQAQTSFDTLTSPPAPGSSVNPTAVTSPSAQNVAAGGATVAGAAATAAQVASALGATTGSVTPAIATATPATQPDMPVFTCPRRPNLGREGRPIVLRANHFQVTMPRGYVHHYDINIQPDKCPRKVNREIIETMVHAYSKIFGVLKPVFDGRNNLYTRDPLPIGNERLELEVTLPGEGKDRIFRVTIKWQAQVSLFNLEEALEGRTRQIPYDAILALDVVMRHLPSMTYTPVGRSFFSSPDGYYHPLGGGREVWFGFHQSVRPSQWKMMLNIDVSATAFYKAQPVIDFMCEVLDIRDINEQRKPLTDSQRVKFTKEIKGLKIEITHCGQMRRKYRVCNVTRRPAQMQSFPLQLENGQTVECTVAKYFLDKYRMKLRYPHLPCLQVGQEHKHTYLPLEVCNIVAGQRCIKKLTDMQTSTMIKATARSAPDREREINNLVKRADFNNDSYVQEFGLTISNSMMEVRGRVLPPPKLQYGGRVSTGLTGQQLFPPQNKVSLASPNQGVWDMRGKQFFTGVEIRIWAIACFAPQRTVREDALRNFTQQLQKISNDAGMPIIGQPCFCKYATGPDQVEPMFRYLKITFPGLQLVVVVLPGKTPVYAEVKRVGDTVLGMATQCVQAKNVNKTSPQTLSNLCLKINVKLGGINSILVPSIRPKVFNEPVIFLGADVTHPPAGDNKKPSIAAVVGSMDAHPSRYAATVRVQQHRQEIIQELSSMVRELLIMFYKSTGGYKPHRIILYRDGVSEGQFPHVLQHELTAIREACIKLEPEYRPGITFIVVQKRHHTRLFCAEKKEQSGKSGNIPAGTTVDVGITHPTEFDFYLCSHQGIQGTSRPSHYHVLWDDNHFDSDELQCLTYQLCHTYVRCTRSVSIPAPAYYAHLVAFRARYHLVEKEHDSGEGSHQSGCSEDRTPGAMARAITVHADTKKVMYFA; translated from the exons ATGTATCCAGTCGGACAAC aGTCACAGTGGACCCCCTCGCCCACTCGGCCTCAGAGTCCCTCTCAGGCGCAGACTAGCTTCGACACGCTCACAT CACCACCAGCGCCCGGATCGTCGGTCAATCCCACCGCCGTCACCAGCCCAAGTGCCCAGAATGTGGCCGCTGGTGGGGCAACTGTGGCCGGTGCCGCTGCAACTGCCGCCCAGGTGGCCTCCGCCTTGGGTGCCACCACCGGCAGCGTGACGCCAGCGATTGCCACCGCCACGCCAGCCACTCAGCCGGATATGCCCGTCTTCACGTGTCCACGTCGCCCGAATCTCGGACGCGAGGGTCGCCCGATTGTGCTGCGCGCCAATCACTTCCAGGTGACGATGCCGCGCGGCTATGTGCATCACTATGACATCAATATCCAGCCGGACAAGTGTCCGCGGAAGGTGAACCGTGAGATTATCGAAACCATGGTGCATGCCTACAGCAAGATATTCGGCGTGCTCAAGCCGGTGTTCGATGGTCGTAACAATCTGTACACACGCGATCCCCTGCCCATTGGCAACGAGCGCCTGGAGCTGGAGGTTACTTTGCCCGGCGAGGGCAAGGATCGCATCTTTCGCGTGACGATCAAGTGGCAGGCTCAGGTCTCGCTCTTCAATCTCGAGGAGGCTCTCGAAGGTCGCACACGGCAGATACCCTACGATGCCATTTTGGCCCTAGACGTGGTCATGCGCCATCTCCCCAGCATGACGTACACGCCGGTGGGACGCAGCTTCTTCAGCTCCCCGGATGGTTACTACCATCCTCTGGGCGGTGGTCGCGAGGTTTGGTTCGGTTTCCATCAGAGCGTGAGGCCCTCACAGTGGAAGATGATGCTCAATATTGACG TTTCGGCCACCGCTTTCTACAAGGCTCAACCAGTAATTGACTTTATGTGCGAGGTGTTGGACATTCGCGATATTAACGAGCAGCGCAAACCGCTCACCGACTCGCAGCGTGTGAAGTTTACCAAGGAGATCAAGggtctgaagattgagatcaCCCACTGCGGCCAGATGCGTCGCAAGTATAGAGTGTGCAACGTCACCCGACGTCCCGCTCAGATGCAATC ATTCCCACTGCAGCTGGAGAACGGACAGACCGTAGAGTGCACCGTGGCCAAGTATTTCCTGGACAAATACCGCATGAAGCTGCGCTATCCGCATTTGCCCTGCCTGCAGGTGGGTCAGGAGCACAAGCACACCTATCTGCCTCTGGAGGTGTGCAACATTGTGGCTGGACAGCGGTGTATCAAGAAGCTTACGGACATGCAGACCTCGACCATGATCAAGGCCACCGCTCGTTCTGCTCCGGACCGCGAGCGTGAGATCAATAATCTGGTGAAGCGCGCCGACTTCAACAACGATTCGTATGTGCAGGAGTTCGGCCTGACCATCTCCAATTCGATGATGGAGGTGCGCGGACGCGTTCTGCCGCCACCCAAGCTTCAGTATGGGGGACGTGTGTCCACCGGCCTCACCGGTCAGCAGCTGTTCCCGCCGCAGAACAAGGTGAGCCTGGCCTCGCCCAACCAGGGCGTTTGGGATATGCGCGGCAAGCAGTTCTTCACCGGCGTCGAGATCCGTATCTGGGCCATAGCCTGCTTTGCCCCACAGCGCACTGTGCGCGAGGATGCGCTGCGTAACTTCACCCAGCAGCTGCAGAAGATCTCAAACGATGCCGGCATGCCGATAATTGGACAGCCGTGCTTCTGCAAGTACGCCACTGGGCCGGATCAGGTGGAGCCGATGTTCCGTTACCTGAAGATCACATTCCCAGGACTGCAGCTCGTCGTGGTGGTCTTGCCGGGCAAGACGCCGGTGTATGCCGAGGTTAAGCGCGTGGGCGATACCGTATTGGGCATGGCGACCCAGTGTGTGCAGGCCAAGAACGTGAACAAGACATCGCCGCAGACGCTGTCCAATCTGTGTCTCAAGATCAACGTCAAGTTGGGCGGCATCAATTCGATCCTGGTGCCCTCGATTCGGCCAAAGGTCTTCAACGAGCCGGTTATCTTTTTGGGTGCCGACGTTACCCACCCACCGGCTGGCGACAACAAGAAACCATCGATCGCCGCCGTCGTGGGCTCCATGGATGCCCATCCGTCGCGCTACGCAGCCACCGTTCGGGTGCAGCAGCATCGCCAGGAGATCATCCAGGAGCTAAGCAGCATGGTGCGCGAGCTGCTGATCATGTTCTACAAGTCGACGGGCGGCTACAAGCCCCACCGCATCATCCTTTACCGTGACGGTGTCTCCGAGGGCCAGTTTCCGCATGTCCTGCAGCACGAATTGACAGCCATTCGGGAGGCTTGCATTAAACTCGAACCGGAGTACCGGCCGGGCATCACATTCATCGTCGTGCAGAAGCGCCATCACACACGTCTCTTCTGCGCCGAGAAGAAGGAGCAGAGCGGCAAATCGGGCAACATACCCGCTGGCACCACCGTCGATGTGGGCATCACACATCCCACCGAATTCGATTTCTATCTATGCAGCCATCAGGGCATCCAGGGCACCAGTCGCCCCTCGCACTACCACGTTCTGTGGGACGACAATCACTTTGACTCGGACGAGCTGCAGTGCCTCACGTACCAGCTGTGCCACACGTACGTGCGCTGCACCCGTTCTGTCAGCATACCGGCGCCAGCCTACTACGCCCATCTAGTGGCCTTCCGTGCCAG ATACCATCTGGTGGAGAAGGAGCACGATTCGGGCGAGGGCTCGCACCAGAGCGGCTGCTCCGAGGATCGCACGCCTGGCGCCATGGCCAGGGCCATCACTGTGCACGCGGACACCAAGAAGGTCATGTACTTTGCCTAA
- the AGO1 gene encoding protein argonaute-2 isoform X1 translates to MSTERELAPGGPAQLHPHTLPLTFPDLQMTSAVGIIGKVYESQWTPSPTRPQSPSQAQTSFDTLTSPPAPGSSVNPTAVTSPSAQNVAAGGATVAGAAATAAQVASALGATTGSVTPAIATATPATQPDMPVFTCPRRPNLGREGRPIVLRANHFQVTMPRGYVHHYDINIQPDKCPRKVNREIIETMVHAYSKIFGVLKPVFDGRNNLYTRDPLPIGNERLELEVTLPGEGKDRIFRVTIKWQAQVSLFNLEEALEGRTRQIPYDAILALDVVMRHLPSMTYTPVGRSFFSSPDGYYHPLGGGREVWFGFHQSVRPSQWKMMLNIDVSATAFYKAQPVIDFMCEVLDIRDINEQRKPLTDSQRVKFTKEIKGLKIEITHCGQMRRKYRVCNVTRRPAQMQSFPLQLENGQTVECTVAKYFLDKYRMKLRYPHLPCLQVGQEHKHTYLPLEVCNIVAGQRCIKKLTDMQTSTMIKATARSAPDREREINNLVKRADFNNDSYVQEFGLTISNSMMEVRGRVLPPPKLQYGGRVSTGLTGQQLFPPQNKVSLASPNQGVWDMRGKQFFTGVEIRIWAIACFAPQRTVREDALRNFTQQLQKISNDAGMPIIGQPCFCKYATGPDQVEPMFRYLKITFPGLQLVVVVLPGKTPVYAEVKRVGDTVLGMATQCVQAKNVNKTSPQTLSNLCLKINVKLGGINSILVPSIRPKVFNEPVIFLGADVTHPPAGDNKKPSIAAVVGSMDAHPSRYAATVRVQQHRQEIIQELSSMVRELLIMFYKSTGGYKPHRIILYRDGVSEGQFPHVLQHELTAIREACIKLEPEYRPGITFIVVQKRHHTRLFCAEKKEQSGKSGNIPAGTTVDVGITHPTEFDFYLCSHQGIQGTSRPSHYHVLWDDNHFDSDELQCLTYQLCHTYVRCTRSVSIPAPAYYAHLVAFRARYHLVEKEHDSGEGSHQSGCSEDRTPGAMARAITVHADTKKVMYFA, encoded by the exons ATGTCCACGGAGCGTGAGCTGGCTCCCGGTGGGCCAGCTCAGCTCCACCCGCACACGCTGCCGCTGACTTTTCCGGATCTCCAGATGACCTCCGCCGTGGGCATCATTGGGAAAGTCTACG aGTCACAGTGGACCCCCTCGCCCACTCGGCCTCAGAGTCCCTCTCAGGCGCAGACTAGCTTCGACACGCTCACAT CACCACCAGCGCCCGGATCGTCGGTCAATCCCACCGCCGTCACCAGCCCAAGTGCCCAGAATGTGGCCGCTGGTGGGGCAACTGTGGCCGGTGCCGCTGCAACTGCCGCCCAGGTGGCCTCCGCCTTGGGTGCCACCACCGGCAGCGTGACGCCAGCGATTGCCACCGCCACGCCAGCCACTCAGCCGGATATGCCCGTCTTCACGTGTCCACGTCGCCCGAATCTCGGACGCGAGGGTCGCCCGATTGTGCTGCGCGCCAATCACTTCCAGGTGACGATGCCGCGCGGCTATGTGCATCACTATGACATCAATATCCAGCCGGACAAGTGTCCGCGGAAGGTGAACCGTGAGATTATCGAAACCATGGTGCATGCCTACAGCAAGATATTCGGCGTGCTCAAGCCGGTGTTCGATGGTCGTAACAATCTGTACACACGCGATCCCCTGCCCATTGGCAACGAGCGCCTGGAGCTGGAGGTTACTTTGCCCGGCGAGGGCAAGGATCGCATCTTTCGCGTGACGATCAAGTGGCAGGCTCAGGTCTCGCTCTTCAATCTCGAGGAGGCTCTCGAAGGTCGCACACGGCAGATACCCTACGATGCCATTTTGGCCCTAGACGTGGTCATGCGCCATCTCCCCAGCATGACGTACACGCCGGTGGGACGCAGCTTCTTCAGCTCCCCGGATGGTTACTACCATCCTCTGGGCGGTGGTCGCGAGGTTTGGTTCGGTTTCCATCAGAGCGTGAGGCCCTCACAGTGGAAGATGATGCTCAATATTGACG TTTCGGCCACCGCTTTCTACAAGGCTCAACCAGTAATTGACTTTATGTGCGAGGTGTTGGACATTCGCGATATTAACGAGCAGCGCAAACCGCTCACCGACTCGCAGCGTGTGAAGTTTACCAAGGAGATCAAGggtctgaagattgagatcaCCCACTGCGGCCAGATGCGTCGCAAGTATAGAGTGTGCAACGTCACCCGACGTCCCGCTCAGATGCAATC ATTCCCACTGCAGCTGGAGAACGGACAGACCGTAGAGTGCACCGTGGCCAAGTATTTCCTGGACAAATACCGCATGAAGCTGCGCTATCCGCATTTGCCCTGCCTGCAGGTGGGTCAGGAGCACAAGCACACCTATCTGCCTCTGGAGGTGTGCAACATTGTGGCTGGACAGCGGTGTATCAAGAAGCTTACGGACATGCAGACCTCGACCATGATCAAGGCCACCGCTCGTTCTGCTCCGGACCGCGAGCGTGAGATCAATAATCTGGTGAAGCGCGCCGACTTCAACAACGATTCGTATGTGCAGGAGTTCGGCCTGACCATCTCCAATTCGATGATGGAGGTGCGCGGACGCGTTCTGCCGCCACCCAAGCTTCAGTATGGGGGACGTGTGTCCACCGGCCTCACCGGTCAGCAGCTGTTCCCGCCGCAGAACAAGGTGAGCCTGGCCTCGCCCAACCAGGGCGTTTGGGATATGCGCGGCAAGCAGTTCTTCACCGGCGTCGAGATCCGTATCTGGGCCATAGCCTGCTTTGCCCCACAGCGCACTGTGCGCGAGGATGCGCTGCGTAACTTCACCCAGCAGCTGCAGAAGATCTCAAACGATGCCGGCATGCCGATAATTGGACAGCCGTGCTTCTGCAAGTACGCCACTGGGCCGGATCAGGTGGAGCCGATGTTCCGTTACCTGAAGATCACATTCCCAGGACTGCAGCTCGTCGTGGTGGTCTTGCCGGGCAAGACGCCGGTGTATGCCGAGGTTAAGCGCGTGGGCGATACCGTATTGGGCATGGCGACCCAGTGTGTGCAGGCCAAGAACGTGAACAAGACATCGCCGCAGACGCTGTCCAATCTGTGTCTCAAGATCAACGTCAAGTTGGGCGGCATCAATTCGATCCTGGTGCCCTCGATTCGGCCAAAGGTCTTCAACGAGCCGGTTATCTTTTTGGGTGCCGACGTTACCCACCCACCGGCTGGCGACAACAAGAAACCATCGATCGCCGCCGTCGTGGGCTCCATGGATGCCCATCCGTCGCGCTACGCAGCCACCGTTCGGGTGCAGCAGCATCGCCAGGAGATCATCCAGGAGCTAAGCAGCATGGTGCGCGAGCTGCTGATCATGTTCTACAAGTCGACGGGCGGCTACAAGCCCCACCGCATCATCCTTTACCGTGACGGTGTCTCCGAGGGCCAGTTTCCGCATGTCCTGCAGCACGAATTGACAGCCATTCGGGAGGCTTGCATTAAACTCGAACCGGAGTACCGGCCGGGCATCACATTCATCGTCGTGCAGAAGCGCCATCACACACGTCTCTTCTGCGCCGAGAAGAAGGAGCAGAGCGGCAAATCGGGCAACATACCCGCTGGCACCACCGTCGATGTGGGCATCACACATCCCACCGAATTCGATTTCTATCTATGCAGCCATCAGGGCATCCAGGGCACCAGTCGCCCCTCGCACTACCACGTTCTGTGGGACGACAATCACTTTGACTCGGACGAGCTGCAGTGCCTCACGTACCAGCTGTGCCACACGTACGTGCGCTGCACCCGTTCTGTCAGCATACCGGCGCCAGCCTACTACGCCCATCTAGTGGCCTTCCGTGCCAG ATACCATCTGGTGGAGAAGGAGCACGATTCGGGCGAGGGCTCGCACCAGAGCGGCTGCTCCGAGGATCGCACGCCTGGCGCCATGGCCAGGGCCATCACTGTGCACGCGGACACCAAGAAGGTCATGTACTTTGCCTAA